The DNA region GCTGAGCTTAGCGCCGATAGCTTGACAATCTACGATCGCGACAAGCAGTTGGTGGAGCGCCCCGCCAAAGAGCTGGCGGCATTGGGCGATGCCTCCGACAAGGCCGGGTATCGTCACTACATGCTCAAAGAGATATTTGAGCAGCCACAGGCTTTGCTCGACACCTTGCAGGGGCGTTTGACCGAAGCGCAGCTGCTGGAGAGCTCTCTGGGGCCCGCGGCCACCGATATTCTCAGTCAGGTGCAGCAAGTCCATATTGCGGCTTGTGGAACCAGCTGGCATGCCGGATTAGTCGGGGGAGGTTGGATAGAGCAGTTGGCACGACTTCCTGTACAGGTGGAGCTCGCCAGCGAGTACCGCTATCGCGAACCTGTTGTGCCTCCCAATACTTTGTTTATCACCCTCTCACAGTCTGGGGAAACGGCTGATACCTTGGCTGCGTTGCGCTACGCCAAGCAGGCGGGCTACCTGGCGACACTCACGATCTGCAATAGCCCGCAGTCGTCTATGGTGCATGAGAGTGATCTGGTGATGCTGACGCGTGCCGGTGTCGAGATTGGTGTGGCCAGCACCAAAGCCTTCACCACGCAGTTGCTCAGCATGCTTTTGGTCGCCGGCTATGTCGCCAAGCAGCAGCAGCGCTTGTCGGCGCAGGCTGAGTCAGCGCTGTGCCGAGATTTACTCAGCGCTCCGGGTGTTGTTGAGCGTGCCCTGCACATGGACCGCAGCTTGAATGTATTGGCTGAGCAGTTCGTGGAGAAACACCATTGCCTGTTTTTGGGGCGCGGATTGCATTATCCCGTCGCCATGGAAGGAGCTCTTAAGCTCAAAGAAATCAGTTATATCCACGCTGAAGCCTATGCTGCGGGGGAGTTGAAACATGGCCCGCTGGCATTGATTGACGAAGACATGCCGGTGGTGGCGGTCGCCCCTGGAGATGCACTGGCGGATAAGCTGCGCGCCAACCTCCAGGTCGTGCGCGCTCGCGGCGGCCAGCTATACGTGTTTGCAGATCCAGGTGCAGCATTAGAGTCCGAACCCGGCGTGCACGTTATCCACATGCCGGAGGCGCCAGCCAGTATTGCGCCACTCTTGTTTACTGTGCCGCTGCAGCTTCTCTCTTATCATGTAGCGGTATTGAAGGGTACGGACGTCGATCAACCACGTAATTTGGCGAAGTCGGTGACAGTGGAATGAGGTTCAAGGCCTTTGCCTAAGCTATTGAATCTACGTATGATCGACGAGGTTATGTTTTTACCCAGGGGAATCACCCGTTCTGGGGTGCTGAGGGAACCAAAGTAATGCGACGCTTAACCAAATTTTCGGCCCTGTGGGCTGTGCTGCTCGTGCTCACAACCGCATGCGGTGGGGGCAGTGGGGGGAGTTCAGATAACCCCGACCCGAACAACATCCCACCAGAGGCTGATGCTGGCGCTAATCGTTCAGTGAACAGCAACGCTACGGTTCCTCTTGTCGGGTCTGCGAGTGACCCTGATGGTGATGACGGTGAGTTAGAGATCAGCTGGAGGCAGATTGAAGGATCGCCGGTAGTAACCATCTCAAACGCGAACTCTGTAAGCGCCAGTTTCTTCGCCCCGGAGGTCAGCAGCACTCGGACTTTGGTGTTTGAGTTAGCGGTGACCGATGAGCGCGGCGCGACTGTGAGACGCACTGTGGCTATCACCTTGTTGGTTCCTGAAAGCCCAGTAGCACCCACAATTGTTACGCCGATCCCGGAACAAACCGCCAATGAAGGCGACACGGTTACCTTAACGGCTGAGGCTTCAGATGCCGATGGCAGTATTACTCGATACCAATGGTCCTTCGAGGGAGCAGAGCCTGCCCTTCTTGAAGGTGTAGCACTGGGACCAATCCTAGGCAATAACGACGATACGGCGGCGGCGACATTTACTGCGCCTGCTGTTGCGGAAGTGACCATACTCGAGTTCGAACTAACGGTTGTCGATAACTCGAATGCACAAAATACCGCCTCAGCCAGCGCATTCGTGACGGTATACCCGCTACCTGCAGAGGCCGACGATAGTGACCTTTACGTCCTATCCTCAGCCGGGGAGATTCTGCGGTATCAATATCGACCTGGGCCGCAAACCAACTTGTTCATTGCAGACCAAAATTTTGGGAACCTCCAACTTGGAGGCACTGACGGAGCCATCATCAATGACGGCATGCGGATGCTTCCTGACGGTAGGCTCGTCGCTGTAGATGATGATGACAATAATGGGGTGCGTGAACTTTGCGCGGTGCCGCGTAGGACGGCCGTCTCATCATTCGATGATTCCGAAAGTACCGGCTACGATCGAAGCTTCTCGCAAGAGACCCTTGTTGAAAATTATGGAGACGTGACTGTAGCGGTGAGCAAGGGCTATTTGATTGCCCTTGATAACTTCACCGATGACTCCGAATTACGTGGCATACACGTCTATGGGTCAACGGCCGCAGCGGGGACCCCGCCTCTTGTAGCGAGTATCCCCTTAGGCCCAGTTGCGAACGGAGTGATGTATTTAGAGGATGTCGACCAACTCTTTGTAACTTTGGCGACAGGGCGCATCGCTATCTACGATGACTTTATCGCGGAGGTCGAATTTGCAAGAGCTGCGGTCGAAGCCGACGAAACGCCCGGTTCTACGATCTTGGCTGACGCCGTGGTTGCTGTGCGGGAGCCCGCCAGTGGTGAAGAAGTCGGCATTAATCCACAGGGCATGGCATATCACGCTCCCAGTGATCGCCTAATCGTCGTCGATGCCGGTCTGCTGATTGACCCCGCGGCGCCTCAAAGCGCAGCTGACGGTCAACTTTTTGTGATTGGCGAAGCCACAGCTCTTGTTGAGGGTGGGTTTGGGACCAATGCTGTGGCTGACGCCGTACTATCCATACCCGGTGGGGATAATCGTCTTGGTGATCCTGTTTCCGTAGTGCTCAACGGACGCGATGCGGTCGTCGCAGATGCGGGCAATGATCGAGTGGTTGTCATCGAAGATGTCTTTGCGTTGGACGGCGTTAGCCCGCCCACGGTCGCTCAAGCCATTGTTGTGAGTACACCCACAAGCCTAGTGCTGCGCCCACTGGATCTAATCGCTCAGCCCAGCGTTGATACGCTAG from Oceanococcus sp. HetDA_MAG_MS8 includes:
- the glmS gene encoding glutamine--fructose-6-phosphate transaminase (isomerizing); protein product: MCGIVAAVGSRNVVPILMEGLRRLEYRGYDSAGLAIQDSPSTLTTVRAVGKVAALGEAVEQAKTQGSCGIAHTRWATHGGVSENNAHPQTVADQLSVVHNGIIENDVELREELRADGVVFHSQTDTEVVAHLIARALQGGDLHAAVQAAIERLRGAYAIAVMWSHAPQQLVCARMGSPLVLGLGVGEHFAASDAQALLPVTQRFIYLQDGDTAELSADSLTIYDRDKQLVERPAKELAALGDASDKAGYRHYMLKEIFEQPQALLDTLQGRLTEAQLLESSLGPAATDILSQVQQVHIAACGTSWHAGLVGGGWIEQLARLPVQVELASEYRYREPVVPPNTLFITLSQSGETADTLAALRYAKQAGYLATLTICNSPQSSMVHESDLVMLTRAGVEIGVASTKAFTTQLLSMLLVAGYVAKQQQRLSAQAESALCRDLLSAPGVVERALHMDRSLNVLAEQFVEKHHCLFLGRGLHYPVAMEGALKLKEISYIHAEAYAAGELKHGPLALIDEDMPVVAVAPGDALADKLRANLQVVRARGGQLYVFADPGAALESEPGVHVIHMPEAPASIAPLLFTVPLQLLSYHVAVLKGTDVDQPRNLAKSVTVE